gagaatgttctatgtgcacttgagaggaatgtgtattcttctgcttttggatggaatgttctatatatatctgataagttcATCCaatctagtgtttcatttaagaccaatgtttcccCGTTGACTGTCTTTCTGGATGAGTTATTTATTGATggaagtggagtgttaaagtctcctactattatggTATTGtggtcaatttctccctttaggaatcttaatagttgctttataaacTTTATAAACTCCTATATaagatgcatatatattaataactgTTACGTCTTCTTGgaagaatgtcccttttatcagcATATAAGGTCCATCTCACTCTCTTGTTATCTGTTTTAggtgaagtctgttttgtctcatataagtatggctacacttgctttctttttgttgccatttgcttggagcatcatcttccattccttcactctgagcctatgtttctTTTTAGAGATGAAATTGGTCTCTGCGAAGCAGCTTATCattggttcttgttttttaatccatccagacactctgtgtcttttgcttggtgaattcaatccatttatgtttagagtgattatcaacatatgaggacttaatagtgttattttgtcttttgttttcttgttgctcTATATTTCCGTTGTTACTTTTtgcttgtatttctgtctgccgtTTCAGTTTGGctgttttctgtgatgtttttctcagtttcctctctcgTTATGatctgactctgctctgattttttgtttttggttaccatgaagtttgtacaaaatatctcatagataagatagtcctttttctgctgatagtatcttatctccattagcctagtcaggttccctccttttcctctttcccgtCAATGTTTTTGTTGTCATGAATTATCCTTTTGGTGTTGTCAGGTTGTTACAAAATTGAAGTGGTTGTAGTTACTTTCaatgctttccttcctttattcttcaCATTATAATTGTTTACCAAcatattctgatatagagttgcaattttttttattctgtctatttatcaccttgctcaaatcTTTGTAAGCATAGTCCTTTTTGTTTCAAGTAGGAgcacttcttttaacatttcttgtaaggtacatgtagtggtgatgaattccttcaCCTTTGGTTTGTCTAGGAAAgatattatttctcctttatactAAAGGATAATTTTCTGGATAAACTGTTCTTGGATGATACCTAATGCCTTTCAatattttgactatatcattccactctcttctagcctataGAATTTCTGCTGATAGCCTGGTGGGGGTTCcattctaagttattttcttctctctggccacccttaattttctttctttctcattgacttttgacagctttaatataatatgccttgcagaaggtctttttgtgtttggactattaggagttctattagcatCATGTACATTTATGcacagttccttccccaggtttgggaaattctcagctattatttctttgaataagctctctcatcctttccccttctcttctccttcttggatacCCATTATCTTTATGCTGCTTTCCataattgagtcaaatatttcttgtagaatttcttcattttcaaaatatcttatggactggcccagtggcacagtggttaagttcgcacattccactttggcagcccagggttcactggtttggatcccaggggtggacatgataccacatgtcaagccatgctgtggcaggcatcccacatataaagtagaggaagctgggcttggatgttagctcagggacagtcttcctcagcaaaaagaggaggattggcagaagatgttagctcagggctaatctttctcaaaaaataaaataaaataaaatatcttagttcactctcctcttccacctgaatcatttctttgtttctatcttcgagttcattaattctctcttccattcagtctgctctatttccaatgatttctactttatttttcatctaattAATTGGGTTCTACATTGCTAGAATTTctgctgttcttttttctgagagtttCAATCACTTTGGTGACGTTCTCCTttggttcattaattttgttcatgATCTCATTGAACAGCCTTTCTGAGTATTCTTGTAACTCTTCGAGTTTCTTCATGATAACTGTTTTGAAATCTCTGTCAGTTAAATTGTAATCTTCtttgacttcaagtttggtttctggagagttgttattttctgtctgttcTATTGTGTTACTGCAGTTCTTCCTGCTAGTTGATGAGTTAATCCTCTGCTTGCACGTTTGTGGTATTAAACACCTTTATTATTTGGTgaaggctttggttactttgattctgagctgtaTCTGCTTGTATTTGAGATTCTGCACTTTCACCCTCCACTGCCTTTGTAAGAGGCATggtcagtgccctccttgtgctgctatGCCTCCAAGGTTtgtggtgccttgctgcttacaaAGTTGCTGCACTCTCACATGTCGGCACTGGGGTCACCATGCTGTGAaaacttctgctgcttctggggttgcCTGAGTCTCATGTTTCCCCACTGGCTTTTCATGGTTCTCCTCAGACTTAGGTGCTGCTGCCctgtgcaccacctgtgctgctgctctcAAGTTAATTGGGAATGCTAGCAGACATGCAGCCTGTGGTTCTGGGTTCACAAGTATCACTGTTTCTTCCAGGGATCTGTGGTCTTTTATGTTGCCCCTACTGCTAGTAAAGCCAATGTTGGGGCTGATGCTACTGGGGGCTAGGTCTCGAGTTCTCCTGTGGCTCCTTAAGTCTCCAGTCATAGATGCTACCTGCCACTGCTTGTGGAGGGGCAGGGTCTAACCCACAAGTGACATTGTTGCTCCTACCACCTTTGGTTGCTGGCACTACTGGTATCCATTTTGAAACCTTGAGTCAAGGCACCATCGACCGTGATGATGACATCTGTGTTTTGTATGCAAACCTTGATGCTGGAAAACTGAGATCAGTGTTGTTGCTGCCCAGGGAAGGTAAGAGGACTGTTCACCAGAATGGCTGAGTTTCTTGGAGTCTCAGTTCATGTGAGCCACCCCCCACAGCCTCTAGGGAGAGAGTGCAGAGGCTAAGCCGTGATTGTCACTGTGGCTCCTGCAGCTTCTGTTCACTAGCATGTGCCAGTCTACGTTTTCAAATCTCAGATCACTGCACCACAACCCCTGCAAGGATATCTGAGTTTTGGTTGATGTCCCCACTTTTCTAAAGATAGGAGCTACCATCACTCGGTTGGCAGGCACTATGGCACATGTGTCACTGCAAGTGCAGCCTCTGATACTGATGCAACCAGTGTACTCCTTTATATCTCCAGTCagagcactgctttcactgccaGGAGCATCCATGTTTTGCATCATCACTGATTGTGAAGGTATAAGGGGCTACTCTCCTGGGTCTACTCCTTCCCAGAGGGTCTGGTCCAACCACTTTCAGATCAATAGATTTATAGAACTCCCAGGCATTCTGGTATGTTAAGTAGGGAGTCTTTGTTAGTGAATGGAAGTCTCACTGGTTGcaatggagagaggagagaaaaaaggaacaactCAATCTGCCAAGATACTAACATCAGCTCATGAAAGTTATTATTTGAGAAGAACtgactttttccagctttattaagatatgaTTGAAATATAACATTGTCAAATGTTCCTGTAATATTTGAATGTTTAGAATGAGGACTTcatagtttttatcaaaaataatatatttaaagaattaatctCTGTAACATAGGGTTCCTGGTAATGTTACTATTTTGTGCGGCATCTtgaaaactgaaactttataatTTAAGTGTCCGGATCATGTTAACTAAACAGAAATGCTCAAACAAATATTAAGCACACTTTTCTCTGAGGACTTAACAATGTCTCATCTGAATTCTGTGGGTATCAAAGAGCACTGATTAAGTCAGTTGCTCACTTTTGTCCTATCTCCACTATCATGACCACCACCTCTGCACCTATGAGTAGAAGAGGATCTCAATAATTGGAAGCCCTTGTATGAAACCATCCTGATTCAAGGTGGAATTCAGTAGCCTCTTCtactgaaagaagaagaaaaaagaaactaaggatttagtaaagaaagaagtgaagaaaaatatttagaaagagaatTGAGAAGAATTCTTACAGATTGGGTTACATAGAAGTTCCTAAGGACATGTGGGAATACTTTAGTTTCTCATTCACGaagaagcttggaatttttaaCTTTCCCCTTGTTGGATATTACTCCCTGTTTCTCTATTAATCTGTGCTCCAGATAATGGTATTTCATTCAATGAAAGACCACATATACAaaggtggttccataagattagtattaTATAGCCTATATGTGTAGTGCCTaggtcatctaggtttgtgtaagtacactctatgatactCTCAAAAACTCAAAGTCACCCAAAGACACATTCCTCAGACCCCCATTCTTAAAGATTGGATGGCTGTATTTCTTAaagtaaatattctttaatatcttGACAAATAGCAGTGGACATTTTTGTTACAGGTTGGAGGATAGTGAAGAAATTGTCTTAATCAAATTCCCCTTCATATGTCTCTGACTGCTTCTCCAAATCCTGCCCAAGAAGTAGGAGACATGGAAATAAAGAACTACAGTGGCAGCACATCAGGCTTTACCCTCCTGGGCATCTCTTCCAACCCTCACCTACAGAAGCCACTCTTTGCCATATTCTTCATCATGTACCTGGTCACTGTGGTGGGGAATGTACTAATAATCTGGACCATCCACTCAGACTCACGCCTCCATACACCTATGTACTTTTTTCTCACCAATCTGTCTTTCATGGATATCTGCTTCACAACAGACATTGTGCCTAAAATGCTGGTGAATTTACTATCAGAGACAAAGTCTATCTCCTACATAGGCTGCCTCATCCAGATGTACTTCTTCATGGCCTTTGGGAACACTGACAGCTACCTGCTGGCATCTATGGCCATAGACAGGCTGGTAGCTATCTGCCACCCCTTCCACTATGATGTGGTAATGAACCCACGTCGTTGCCTCCTCATGTTGCTGGGTTCTTGCATCATCTCCCACCTGCACTCCATGCTCCATGTGCTACTCATGTCCCGCCTGTCTTTCTGTGCCTCCCATGTCATTAAGCACTTTTTTTGTGATACTCATCCCGTGTTAAAGCTATCCTGCTCCGACACTTCCTACAACCAGATTATGGTCATAACTGAGACCCCAGTTGTCATTGCAACCCCCTTCCTGTGCATCCTCTTCTCCTACCTGCGTATCATCATTACTGTGCTCAGAATACCCTCTGCAGCCGGGAAGTGGAAAGCCTTCTCTACCTGTGGCTCCCACCTTACTGTAGTGGTCTTGTTCTATGGTAGTATCTTCTATGTCTATTTTAGACCCCTGTCTAtgtactcagtggtgaaagaccgGGTAGCCACACTCATGTACACAGTAGTGACACCAatgctgaaccccttcatctacagcCTCAGGAACAAAGACATGAAGATGGGTATGAGAAAATTAAGGTTCATAATGAACTCATAGAAGGAATAACAACATAGAATACCATAATTGAGAGATGTCTTAAAAGATTAGGTAACTTTGCTTCTTACCTATATTTCACATGGCACCCAAAGAGGTCATGAAATGTCATGTTGAATAGCAAAAAGAGCATTGAGCTTGAAGCTAGCATACTTGGTTTCTATCAATGACTTAACTAAATATATGTTAATTCCCTATGCCTGTAGAGTGAGGAATCCAGAATTCAAGAAAACTGTTTCTGCCACCCATGAGGCAAAATAAAGTTATTTCCAAATAACTCTTCTATAAGCTTGATCTCAGATGGTACTCAAGGAATTATAAAGTCCTAAGAGTTTTTACAATAAGACATTAGATGGATTTCACAGGGAACAGGGGAAGACTCTTTGAGGAATGACCTAATTTGTCCTTAAGAATGGACTGATTTTGACAGGTGAAAGTTCAGTAAACACGAAAATGGGGAGAGCATTTCAAATAGTGGAAACCAGCCAAGCAGGTAGTGGCAATAAACAGTGGAATGTGTTTGAGAAACAATTCAAAAGCCCTGTGATGCTTGTTAAActtgaaagcagagagaataagGCTGGAAAGATAGAAGGATCTACAAAACATATTTACATGTCCAACAACACCATGTCATCACAATGTGCATCTTCAGTATTCTCCTCTATTTCCCTTCCCTCTTAATTCTTCATTTCTCCACATGACCACAAAGCCAACTGAAATGCCCTTTATATCCTAGAAAAAGCAATGTGTATCAGTCAGAGCAACCTAAGTTATGCTGTGGAACAATCACCCTCAAAAATCTTTAGATCTTAAaaccaaaagtttattttttattcacacTACATGTCCACCAGAGAAAAGTATAAGGGTGCTGATCTTTTTAAACACTCAGAGACCAAGGCTGAGGGAGCAGTCACCATTGTAAATATTAGTCATCAGTCTGTCAGAAGTTGAGAAAGATACTTGAAGATTTTGCACTGGTAAATACTCTGCTCCAGAAGTGACTCACACCACTTCTGAGCACAACTCACTGTCCATAATTAATCTCATGACCCCACCAAACACAAGACAGCCAAGAAGCACAATCCAATGAtgtacctgtaaaatggagagccAGAAGTATTTGGTGAAGTGCTTTGATAACTAGCACACACTGTAATAAcacataaattataataaataataacacacATAAATAATAACACACATTAGTGTGAATTTTTGGCTTAATTAATCCTTCTCTGGCTATGTCACTGTCAAAAACAATagtaatagtttttttttaacctttttgcTTTACCCTTTAATCCTTTTGCCTCAATTATTTCATCAGGATAACAACCACCAGCTTTTATATATCAGATGCTTGTTGATAGAAAGACCTGAAGTTGACTACAAGTCTTCAGGCCTTAATGATATAACAAGAGGTGTGTAGCAGACTAACAGAAGACAGGATCATCCTGGGCATGACATTGTCCCTGACATTGCTGTCACTATTATCTTCTAAATATCAGGAAGCAACCAGAAATCCAGGAAACAAATTCCATTTGCAGTGCCTTCACTTTTGTACCAGCATGCCTGGCTTTCACCACTATCACCTGCCAATCACTCAGCTTGGGGATGAAGGCCTAGAAGATCTGGGCCTTTGCTATTTCCTTTATTGAGGTGTCATATGTTTCTCATGTTTAACCAAGCACAGCGTCCTACTTTAGAATGTGAAAAATGCTTGGcatatattgaatgaataaactctAATGAATTTATACAGAATAACAAAAAACCCTGAGTAGCCAAAacaaatcctgagaaaaaagaacaaagctggaggtatcacactccctgatttcaaaatatactacaaagctatagtaaccaaaaacagcatggtactggcacaaaaagagacacacagatcgatggaacagaattgagagcccagaagtaaacccacacctATAcagacaactaattttcaacaagagagcaaaagcatgcaatggagaaaggagagtctcttcaataaatgatgtttggaaaactggacagccacatgcaaaagaatgaaagtagaacatctTATTCCGtgcacaaaagtaaactcaaaatggattaaagacttgaatgtaagacctgaaaccatgaaacttctagaagaaaacataggaagcaTGCTCTTTGTCATCAGTCTtaccagcatattttcaagtagcaTGTCTAactgggcaaaggaaaccaaag
Above is a genomic segment from Equus przewalskii isolate Varuska chromosome 26, EquPr2, whole genome shotgun sequence containing:
- the LOC103555886 gene encoding olfactory receptor 1L4-like → MEIKNYSGSTSGFTLLGISSNPHLQKPLFAIFFIMYLVTVVGNVLIIWTIHSDSRLHTPMYFFLTNLSFMDICFTTDIVPKMLVNLLSETKSISYIGCLIQMYFFMAFGNTDSYLLASMAIDRLVAICHPFHYDVVMNPRRCLLMLLGSCIISHLHSMLHVLLMSRLSFCASHVIKHFFCDTHPVLKLSCSDTSYNQIMVITETPVVIATPFLCILFSYLRIIITVLRIPSAAGKWKAFSTCGSHLTVVVLFYGSIFYVYFRPLSMYSVVKDRVATLMYTVVTPMLNPFIYSLRNKDMKMGMRKLRFIMNS